Proteins encoded together in one Triticum dicoccoides isolate Atlit2015 ecotype Zavitan chromosome 7B, WEW_v2.0, whole genome shotgun sequence window:
- the LOC119342101 gene encoding beta-1,2-xylosyltransferase XYXT1-like — MMRAEGKAARSANRSSPWKSSYVAYGLLLGSLLVLLYLMVSTQFSYSQKALLDPAAIDSAHPVPTKHETKHPGQDDAGRGMEEFSREQEEEEKAKAHTEPSTPRRQEKQDESEQQWAGRNSIEEQHGNEMKSDNWEAKSQAKNEETAESKEFGGGTDDYNNVANTKPICDTSFGKYDICELAGDTRAQGGPGATVTLVSPRAPPKEWQIKPYSRKYLDGLKAVTVKSVPNPGDIPQCTTQLNIPAMVIELGGLTGNYWHDFTDVLVPLFIGARRFNGEVQLLVVNLLPFWVDRYKRIFGQISRHDIVDFENDDGAVRCYPHVVVGYGSRKEFTIDPSLDETGGDYTMVDFTKFLRHAYSLPRDRPIKLGDVRPLGGRRRRPRMIILERTNSLKILNLPEVIAAAEAAGFKVIVAGRPKASYDEFTREMNSFDVMVGVHGAGLTNCVYLPTGAVLLQIVPYGRLEEIARTDFGDPARDMGLRYIEYSVAAEESSLMGVFGKEHPMIKDPAAIHLSGWGNVAEWYLGKQDVRINVERFRPSLLRALEHLQ; from the exons ATGATGCGAGCGGAGGGGAAGGCGGCGAGGAGCGCAAACCGATCGTCGCCGTGGAAGAGCAGCTATGTTGCGTACGGCCTGTTACTTGGCTCCCTGTTGGTGTTGCTCTACCTGATGGTGTCGACGCAGTTCAGCTACAGCCAGAAAG CCTTGTTGGACCCAGCGGCAATCGATTCAGCTCACCCAGTCCCCACGAAGCATGAAACGAAACATCCAGGGCAAG ATGATGCGGGCAGAGGAATGGAGGAATTCAGCAGGgagcaggaggaggaagagaaggccaaggcgcacacggAACCATCAACACCACGGCGTCAAG AGAAACAGGACGAAAGCGAGCAGCAATGGGCGGGGAGAAATTCGATCGAGGAACAGCATG GCAACGAAATGAAATCCGACAATTGGGAGGCGAAAAGCCAAGCCAAGAACGAGGAGACAGCCGAATCAAAGGAATTCG GAGGAGGAACAGATGACTACAACAATGTGGCCAACACCAAGCCGATCTGCGACACATCGTTCGGCAAGTACGATATCTGCGAGCTGGCCGGCGACACGCGCGCCCAGGGAGGCCCCGGCGCCACCGTCACGCTCGTCTCGCCACGGGCTCCCCCCAAGGAGTGGCAGATCAAGCCCTACTCCCGCAAGTACCTCGACGGACTGAAGGCGGTCACGGTGAAGTCCGTTCCAAACCCCGGTGACATCCCGCAGTGCACGACACAACTCAACATCCCGGCGATGGTGATCGAGCTCGGCGGGCTCACCGGCAACTACTGGCACGACTTCACCGACGTCCTCGTCCCGCTCTTCATCGGCGCGCGCCGCTTCAACGGGGAGGTCCAGCTCCTCGTCGTCAACCTCCTGCCCTTCTGGGTGGACAGGTACAAGCGGATCTTCGGCCAGATCTCGCGCCACGACATCGTGGACTTTGAAAACGACGACGGCGCCGTCCGGTGCTACCCGCACGTCGTCGTGGGCTACGGCAGCCGCAAGGAGTTCACCATCGACCCCTCCCTGGACGAAACCGGCGGGGACTACACCATGGTTGACTTCACCAAGTTCTTGAGGCACGCGTACTCGCTGCCGCGTGACCGGCCGATCAAGCTCGGCGACGTCCGTCCGCTCGGCGGGCGCCGTCGGCGTCCGCGAATGATCATCCTGGAGAGGACAAACAGCCTGAAGATCCTCAACCTCCCGGAGGTCatcgcggcggcggaggcggcggggttcAAGGTGATCGTGGCCGGGCGCCCGAAGGCCAGCTACGACGAGTTCACGCGGGAGATGAACTCCTTCGACGTCATGGTCGGCGTGCACGGCGCCGGGCTGACAAACTGCGTGTACCTGCCCACGGGGGCCGTGCTCCTGCAGATCGTGCCGTACGGCCGGCTGGAGGAGATCGCCAGGACCGACTTCGGGGACCCGGCCCGCGACATGGGGCTCCGGTACATCGAGTACAGCGTGGCGGCGGAGGAGAGCTCGCTGATGGGCGTGTTCGGGAAGGAGCACCCCATGATCAAGGACCCCGCCGCCATCCACTTGAGCGGGTGGGGGAACGTGGCGGAGTGGTACCTCGGCAAGCAGGACGTGCGGATCAACGTAGAGAGGTTTAGGCCCTCTCTGCTGCGGGCATTGGAGCACCTGCAGTAG